The Paenibacillus sp. JQZ6Y-1 DNA window TCTGTATAATGTGCATTTTATCGTCAATCTATTCGGAACCCCACAGCAACTCCACTATACCGCCAACAAGCATACCAATGGCATTGATACATCGGGAGTGCTAGTCATGCAGTATGATGGCTTTATAACATCCGCTGTCGGCTGCAAGGATACTAGCGGGATGAACTTCGTCCTCATTCAAGGCGAGAAAGGCTATATTCATGTAGAACATGGTGCTAATGGCTGTCGCCAAGTGCATCTGCATATCGGCGATACTGCCGAGCACTATAATGCGCAAATGATCGATAACCCGCTTTATTACGAGCTGGTCTATTTTGCAGAGCTATTCCACAATCAGGATTACAAGCAATGCTATCAACTGCTGGACTATAGCTATAGCGTAATGCAAACACTGGATCGCGCGCGCCGCGATGCTGGTATCGTGTTTGCAGCTGATGCAGAGTAAGCTATGGTTAACAACGAACCACTTCTATTGGCATCTACGTTGACGACGCAATACAAACCTACAGAATCGTTCAAGTAGTATTAGCATCCTTTGTATTTGTATTAGCACTTTCACTGATCTACAATCTCATCTCACCAAGATATATAGCAAAAAGGATGATCCCGTTTCTGATGATCATCCTCTTTGCTATATATCTTGTTATCATTTCCCATTATGAAACTACGCTTTCCAGCTTCATAACGTCTCTTCATTTCCCATCTGATTTTCCGCATCCACTGCTTTCGGCATCGTTCCCGCATACAGGACATCAAACAAATATTGCGCAGACATCATCGAATACATTTTCCCCAATGTACCCGGTCGCTGGGCATACGTAGACAATGTATAATCACACAGGTCTGCTAGCGGCGATCCGTGTACCGTGAGCGCGACGGTACGGCGACCGTTGCTTTTCAGCGTCCGAGCAATATCAAGCATGCTATGGTTGCGTCCCGTATGGGAAATAATAAACGACAGCGTCGACGGCTCCATATGCGGGCTGGACAAATAGTGATGATTGGCATTATTCTGCGCAATCGCCGTCAATCCAATCTCATTCCAGCGCGCACACGCTAGCTCCGCCGTATGATAATTGCTGTCACTGCCATAAATATCGATTCGCCGCGCTTCCTTGACCCATTCTATTACCTTCTGCATTACCGACGGAATGCACATGCGCCGCGTCTCCACAAATGCCTCGTCATACACGTCAGAAATGGTCTGCAAATGACCTTCCACTCCCGCCGCCTTCACTGATTCTAACATACCATATTGCCGTTGCTCTGGCGGCAATTCCAATGCCAGCTTCAACTGAAAATCAGGATAGCCATTCATACCAAGCTTTTGGCATAACCGTACAATCGTCGATGCACTGGTCAGCGTTAGACGCGCCAGCTGCTGCGCATTATATGCAAAGACTGCCTGCGGCTGCTGTAAAATATAGTCCACCACATGCCGCTCCTGTGCGGTTAGATTTTGCGTATATTTCATCGTTTTCCATAACGTCATCATCTTCACTCCTGCTGGGTGAAATCGAAAACTGATCTATCATCCCTGTATGTTATCCTCTTCTCGATCTATCACCATGTCATGCTATGCTTCTTAACTATAGCAAAAAACAGCACAAAAAAGCAGGCAGACACTACATGGCAGTGCCGCCTGCTTTTCCATTTTTAGCTTTTCCATTTACCTGTACTGCACCTGTTTACTTCTCAGCGATTTTCAGATCATTCAGCATTTTATCGCTGAATCCGAATAGCCATGTCAATACAAATGCAATAGCCATCGCTACGCCGTTGCACAAAATGTACAGCGGCAGCTCCGAGTTCAGATAGAGCAGCGTACCCGGCAACACAGTAATCGCCATACCAGTTCCAGCAAGATGGAACAGAGAAGCAAGGAATCCACCACCTGCGCCGCCGATCAGCCCCATAATAAACGGCTTCATATAGCGCAGATTGACACCGAAGATTGCTGGCTCTGTAATGCCGAGGAAAGCGGAGAACGAAGAAGGAAGTGCCAGCGCTTTCAGTTTGGTGTCTTTTGTTTTCAGACCAACAGCAAGACAAGCGGCTGCTTGTGCTGCCATCGCACAGGTAATAATCGCATTAAACGGATTCACACCCGTACGTTCCAACAATTGAATTTCCAACAGGTTGAAGATATGATGCACCCCAGTGACTACGACGATCTGATGCAGTCCGCCGATCACAATACCAGCAATACCGTAAGGCAGATTCAGCACAGCTGTTGTCACACTCAATACCACTTCTTCAAGTGAGTGGAAGATCGGACCAATCGCGAACAAACCAAGCGTAATCATAATAAGCAACGTCAGAAATGGCGTCAAAATCAGATCCAGCGATTCAGGAATGCGCTTACGCAGAAACCGTTCTAACTTCGCACCTAGCAGACCTACTACGAATGCCGGAATCACCGAGCCTTGATACCCGACAACCGGAATAAAGCCAAAGAATCGAAGCGCTTCCGCAGAACCGTCAGCAACGGAATACGCATTCGGCAATGCTGGGTTTACAAGCATAAGACCGAGAATAATACCAAGCACAGGGCTACCGCCAAAGACGCGGAACGCCGACCATGCTACCAATGCGGGCAAGAACGCAAATGCCGTATCCGTCAGTACCTGTGTATACAATAGGAAGTTTGGCGAGATATGATCCTTCGTCATACCGAACAGCGCCAGAATCTCCGGCTGCGTCAGCAATCCACGGAGTCCCATGAACAAACCAGTTGCAACCAGCACCGGAATGATCGGAACAAACACATCACCAAATGTGCGAATGGCTCGCTGGAATGCGCTGCCCTGCTGCTTCGCCTGACTTTTCACTTCTTCCTTACTAGAACCGTCCAGCCCCATCTTTTCGATTTCCTCATAAATCTGATTGACTGTACCCGTACCGAAAATAATTTGGTACTGACCGGAATTGAAAAAAGCACCTTTAACCTTATCTATGTTTTCGACCTTGTTCTGATCGATCTTTTCCTTATCGTTCACCATGATGCGCAAGCGTGTTGCACAATGGGCAAATGAAGCGATATTGTCCTTTCCTCCGACTGCTTCCAATACTTCCTGAGCGATTTCATGATTTTGCGCCATTCTTGTTCATCCTCTCATCTTCATCCCCGCTGGTGACGGGGATGCGTTTACAATGTAAAGCGTATAGATTTGATACGAAGATTATTCAGCCGGATACTCCCATTTTTCAGCATATAGCTCTACCTGTCCAGCCTGTACCGAAAATACAATATCCTCACTGCCCAACTGTGGGAAAATACGACTCGTTAGCACCGCTTCCCCATCGTTTACAAATACCTCAATCGACGATACATCCACAAAGACATGCAGCCGATGCAGCTGCTGCTCCAGCACAACCGAACGCGTCGTCCCATAAGTCTCTGCCAGTGGTTGCCCTGCTTCTGTTCGATCCAGCGTCAATGTGCGGGATGCCGCATCATATAGCAGCACCGTACGCTCGCTAGCACTAGCACGAAGCTCCAATTGGAACATCGCTTCAGGCGTTGCCGAATCAAACGAACCAAATGTACAAAGCAGCTCATATGCGGTTCCAGCGAATCCTTCATACTGTCGTCTGCCGGAGTTTATCGTCAACACATCGCGTAGTTCATGCCGTTGTCCACGTCGTAATGTCAGCTCTGGCACTGGACGCTGTAGCATAATGCCATCGCTCCGCAATTCCAATTCGCGTGGCAATGTCAGACAGTGCGCCCAGCCTTGATCATCGGTTGGATACTCAATATCTGGCAACCCCATCCAGCCCACCAGCACACGGCGACCATTCGGTCCTTCTGCTGTTTGTGGAGCATAGAAGTCAAACCCATAATCCAGCTCACGAAACGCTCCATGTTCGAACTGCAGATCAGGTAGCGCCAACGGCTTGCCCACGATGTAGCCGGACTGATAAATATTGCGATACCGCTCTCCGTGAGGCTCGATTCCTTGCGGACAGAACAACAGCACCGCCTGCCCATTCTGCTCAAAGTAATCTGGGCATTCCCACATATAACCGAATGACGAGAGCTTCGTTTGCAGCTCGCCTACCCAATTCCAGTGGCGCAGATTAGGGGACGAATAAACGACCACCGCTCCCGTCAATTCCTTGCGCTGCGCCCCAATCACGCAATAAAAGGTCTCGCCGTCCTTCCACAGCTTCGGATCACGATAATGATCCGTATAACCGTCCGCCACCTCACCGATGACCGGCTGCTCTAGCTTGCTCACCTCGTCATCTCTATTCATCACTGCAAGGCATTGATACGGATGACGCTGCCATTGCTCGTCTCGTGTGTTTCCCGTATACATGAGATACAGCTTGCCATCATGCTCTAGCCCACTGCCAGAATATGCACCGTGCGAATCAAACCAGTCCCCCGGCTTCAGCCCG harbors:
- a CDS encoding MurR/RpiR family transcriptional regulator; this translates as MMTLWKTMKYTQNLTAQERHVVDYILQQPQAVFAYNAQQLARLTLTSASTIVRLCQKLGMNGYPDFQLKLALELPPEQRQYGMLESVKAAGVEGHLQTISDVYDEAFVETRRMCIPSVMQKVIEWVKEARRIDIYGSDSNYHTAELACARWNEIGLTAIAQNNANHHYLSSPHMEPSTLSFIISHTGRNHSMLDIARTLKSNGRRTVALTVHGSPLADLCDYTLSTYAQRPGTLGKMYSMMSAQYLFDVLYAGTMPKAVDAENQMGNEETL
- a CDS encoding sucrose-specific PTS transporter subunit IIBC, with protein sequence MAQNHEIAQEVLEAVGGKDNIASFAHCATRLRIMVNDKEKIDQNKVENIDKVKGAFFNSGQYQIIFGTGTVNQIYEEIEKMGLDGSSKEEVKSQAKQQGSAFQRAIRTFGDVFVPIIPVLVATGLFMGLRGLLTQPEILALFGMTKDHISPNFLLYTQVLTDTAFAFLPALVAWSAFRVFGGSPVLGIILGLMLVNPALPNAYSVADGSAEALRFFGFIPVVGYQGSVIPAFVVGLLGAKLERFLRKRIPESLDLILTPFLTLLIMITLGLFAIGPIFHSLEEVVLSVTTAVLNLPYGIAGIVIGGLHQIVVVTGVHHIFNLLEIQLLERTGVNPFNAIITCAMAAQAAACLAVGLKTKDTKLKALALPSSFSAFLGITEPAIFGVNLRYMKPFIMGLIGGAGGGFLASLFHLAGTGMAITVLPGTLLYLNSELPLYILCNGVAMAIAFVLTWLFGFSDKMLNDLKIAEK
- a CDS encoding glycoside hydrolase family 32 protein, producing MKMTKEQKYRLLEQVEPQELDQLRELVSQCGWRQRYHIQPNMGLLNDPNGFAYYDGQYHLFYQWFPLGTDHGMKYWYHLKSTDLVNWQDCGIGLKPGDWFDSHGAYSGSGLEHDGKLYLMYTGNTRDEQWQRHPYQCLAVMNRDDEVSKLEQPVIGEVADGYTDHYRDPKLWKDGETFYCVIGAQRKELTGAVVVYSSPNLRHWNWVGELQTKLSSFGYMWECPDYFEQNGQAVLLFCPQGIEPHGERYRNIYQSGYIVGKPLALPDLQFEHGAFRELDYGFDFYAPQTAEGPNGRRVLVGWMGLPDIEYPTDDQGWAHCLTLPRELELRSDGIMLQRPVPELTLRRGQRHELRDVLTINSGRRQYEGFAGTAYELLCTFGSFDSATPEAMFQLELRASASERTVLLYDAASRTLTLDRTEAGQPLAETYGTTRSVVLEQQLHRLHVFVDVSSIEVFVNDGEAVLTSRIFPQLGSEDIVFSVQAGQVELYAEKWEYPAE